From Calonectris borealis chromosome 7, bCalBor7.hap1.2, whole genome shotgun sequence, one genomic window encodes:
- the ADRA2A gene encoding alpha-2A adrenergic receptor, translating to MFNLERPFTERGHFFSSMEYQRQLEEEEGYPPPGTNGSFNDSSAGPGWGTPYPLHTTVTLISLAGLLMLFTVFGNVLVIIAVFTSRALKAPQNLFLVSLASADILVATLVIPFSLANEVMGYWYFGKVWCEIYLALDVLFCTSSIVHLCAISLDRYWSITQAIEYNLKRTPRRIKCIIFIVWVISAVISFPPLISIEKKSGQQADQGVAGCKINDEKWYIISSSIGSFFAPCLIMILVYMRIYQIAKRRTRVPPNKRAERPEKRQNGLTDKEDLPATAQLNGEKAAGGAGGQEGEVNGIDMEETSSSEHQENNQCKKSERLSRGKTKTKLSQIKPGDSLPRKTEEERNTKGSRWRGRQNREKRFTFVLAVVIGVFVICWFPFFFTYTLTAVCKSCSVPDTLFKFFFWFGYCNSSLNPVIYTIFNHDFRRAFKRILCRIERKRIV from the coding sequence ATGTTTAACCTGGAGCGCCCGTTCACGGAGAGGGGCCACTTCTTCTCCTCCATGGAGTACCAgcggcagctggaggaggaggagggctacCCGCCTCCGGGCACCAACGGGAGCTTCAACGACAGCAgtgccgggccgggctggggcacGCCGTACCCGCTGCACACCACCGTCACCCTCATCAGCCTGGCGGGCTTGCTCATGCTCTTCACTGTCTTCGGCAACGTCCTGGTCATCATCGCTGTCTTCACCAGCCGGGCGCTCAAGGCCCCCCAAAACCTCTTCCTGGTCTCCTTAGCCTCGGCTGACATCCTGGTGGCCACGCTGGTCATCCCCTTCTCCCTGGCAAATGAGGTGATGGGGTACTGGTACTTCGGCAAAGTCTGGTGTGAGATCTACCTGGCCTTGGATGTGCTGTTCTGCACCTCCTCCATCGTGCACTTGTGTGCCATCAGCCTGGACCGTTACTGGTCCATCACACAAGCCATCGAGTACAACCTCAAGCGTACCCCGCGCCGGATCAAGTGCATCATCTTCATCGTCTGGGTCATCTCGGCCGTCATCTCCTTCCCGCCACTCATCTCCATCGAGAAGAAGAGCGGGCAGCAGGCTGACCAAGGGGTGGCAGGGTGCAAGATCAACGATGAGAAGTGGTACATCATCTCTTCTAGCATCGGCTCCTTCTTTGCCCCCTGCCTCATCATGATCCTGGTCTACATGCGTATCTACCAGATAGCCAAGAGGCGAACGAGGGTACCGCCAAACAAGCGGGCAGAGCGCCCTGAGAAGAGGCAGAACGGCTTGACCGACAAGGAGGACCTACCAGCCACAGCCCAACTCAatggagagaaggcagcaggaggagccggcgggcaggagggagaggtCAATGGCATAGACATGGAGGAGACCTCTTCCTCCGAGCACCAGGAGAACAACCAGTGTAAGAAGTCAGAGAGACTGTCAAGGGGAAAGACCAAGACTAAGCTGAGCCAGATTAAGCCTGGGGACAGTTTGCCCAGGaagacagaggaggagaggaacacCAAAGGGTCCCGGTGGAGGGGCAGGCAGAACCGGGAGAAGCGCTTCACCTTTGTGCTGGCAGTGGTGATCGGGGTCTTTGTCATCTGCTGgttccccttcttcttcacctACACGCTGACGGCCGTCTGCAAGAGCTGCTCTGTGCCCGACACCCTCTTCAAATTCTTCTTCTGGTTCGGTTACTGCAATAGCTCCTTGAACCCCGTCATCTATACCATTTTCAACCACGACTTCAGACGGGCCTTCAAAAGGATCCTCTGCAGGATAGAGAGGAAAAGGATTGTTTGA